The genomic DNA TCTATCCATTTCAATCCTATATTTTTCTATTTTTTCTGTATTTTTTTCAAGAAAATTTTTAAATTCATCGAGTTCGCAAAATAATACTCCCGATTTATCATCTCCATAATATTCATCAAAAGATATATCTTTTAAGTCACCTTTTAAATAAACCTTTATCGGAGTAACTTTTTTTGCTTTAGCAATGTATTCAATAATTTCGTATGAATTCATTCTATTCCTCCTTTGTCAATTCAAATATATCCTGAAATGTATAAAAACCTGCTACAGCTTTTAATGCAAATTCAGCAGATTTTAATACTCCTGCTGCAAATGTTCTTCTCGATAATGCTCTATGAGAAATGGTAATTATTTCTCCCAAATTACCAAAATATACAGTATGATCTCCAGGAACATTACCTAATCTCAAAGATGAAATATTAACTTCTTTATTTAATACCTCCTTAATCATTTTTGCAGTTCCTGAAGGCTTATCTTTTTTAAATCTATGATGTGTTTCTGTAATTTCTATATCTACATCATCTAATAATTTATCTGCTAATTTCACTAATCTTAATAAGACTTGAATACCTAATGAAAAATTATAACTTTGAATTATCGGTAATGTTTGTGACAATTCTTTTAATTTAGTTATCTGTTCATTACTTAAACCAGTTGTTCCTATAATTAAAGGACATCTAAATTTTTCAACATATTCAATTACTTTTTCAAATGCTGTTGGTAATGAAAAATCTATTAATACTTCTGGAGTTTCTAAAAAATTCTCTCCTTCTTTATCATATGAAAAAACTAAATCATGTCCTTTTTCTGAAAATAAATTATATATTTCATTTCCCATTCTTCCATTTCTTCCTATGATTCCATATTTCATAATATATTCAACTCCTCAAACGAATTATCAATTACAGTTTTTCCATTTTCGCTAATTGATATTAAAGGTAACC from Marinitoga hydrogenitolerans DSM 16785 includes the following:
- a CDS encoding 4-hydroxy-tetrahydrodipicolinate reductase, producing MKYGIIGRNGRMGNEIYNLFSEKGHDLVFSYDKEGENFLETPEVLIDFSLPTAFEKVIEYVEKFRCPLIIGTTGLSNEQITKLKELSQTLPIIQSYNFSLGIQVLLRLVKLADKLLDDVDIEITETHHRFKKDKPSGTAKMIKEVLNKEVNISSLRLGNVPGDHTVYFGNLGEIITISHRALSRRTFAAGVLKSAEFALKAVAGFYTFQDIFELTKEE